A genomic segment from Aegilops tauschii subsp. strangulata cultivar AL8/78 chromosome 1, Aet v6.0, whole genome shotgun sequence encodes:
- the LOC109746720 gene encoding uncharacterized protein, with protein MVGDLSLLASASASPVILAPSKELHGVLPFQGKRSQQDMGRSAAVQLSPQQHLLEGAYQAQQPLQMMVPGIGQAAAAAYQTFDSAALIDVQDSHPDSVRLSLGIAEQCARQEKILKFLMSGPDVKELDASLLTEFTGHQMLSANMCGQPYTSDDKLSVYEFGLEEPLQYLAKNQLIIPDDKLSIYEFGLEEPLQYLSENQLIIPDPLLEFAQSQGALAIDENGRVIFTGSGEEMRDLLSVFLEFNVPKREPSGCKAAYLVPYFDRKRGRNSSQSNSKSASTAVDAPKSKASVKAKSPSKKKQKGKTINERDMYQNNYFHASEAFFSILLDKDNSSTILSLKKAGPEITELLTQCSIGIAGTGLAVLLSVVCKIAIGGRTPFAASRLLHTGVGFGLFWLSHAVNGLRDTITSVFRGPVDTKLEDEVAVKIQRSMNDILFRAVSLLAITALRFA; from the exons ATGGTGGGCGACCTCTCCCTCCTCGCCTCCGCATCTGCCTCCCCCGTCATCCTCGCGCCCTCCAAG GAGCTCCATGGCGTCCTGCCGTTCCAGGGGAAGAGGTCCCAGCAGGACATGGGGAGAAGCGCCGCCGTGCAGCTCTCCCCGCAGCAGCACCTCCTCGAGGGCGCCTACCAGGCGCAGCAGCCCCTGCAGATGATGGTCCCCGGGATCGGCcaggctgccgccgccgcctaccAGACCTTCGACAGCGCCGCGCTCATCGACGTGCAAG ATTCCCACCCCGATTCGGTTCGACTTAGCCTTGGGATTGCTGAGCAGTGTGCAAGGCAAGAGAAAATCCTAAAGTTTCTAATGTCAGGTCCTGATGTCAAAGAACTTGATGCCTCTTTGCTTACTGAATTTACGGGACATCAGATGCTATCAGCTAATATGTGTGGTCAACCATATACCTCTGATGACAAGTTATCTGTCTATGAGTTTGGATTGGAGGAGCCTCTGCAGTATCTAGCAAAAAATCAACTTATCATCCCTGATGACAAGTTATCCATCTACGAGTTTGGATTGGAGGAGCCTCTGCAGTATCTATCAGAAAATCAACTTATCATCCCTGATCCACTTTTGGAATTTGCTCAGTCCCAAGGTGCCCTTGCTATAGATGAAAATGGCCGGGTCATCTTCACTGGCAGTGGAGAGGAGATGAGAGACTTACTTTCGGTTTTCTTAGAGTTCAATGTACCTAAACGAGAACCAAGTGGTTGCAAGGCTGCATATTTAGTTCCATACTTCGACAG GAAAAGGGGCCGAAATAGTAGTCAATCCAATTCAAAATCAGCAAGCACCGCAGTTGATGCTCCAAAAAG CAAGGCAAGTGTGAAGGCAAAATCTCCATCGAAGaagaaacagaaaggaaaaacCATCAATGAACGTGACATGTATCAGAATAACTATTTCCATGCCAGCGAAGCTTTTTTTTCAATCCTTCTGGACAAGGACAACAGCTCGACAATTCTCTCACTGAAGAAAGCAGGTCCCGAGATCACTGAACTGTTGACACAATGCTCTATTGGCATTGCTGGAACTGGCCTGGCTGTTCTTCTGTCGGTTGTGTGCAAGATTGCCATCGGCGGGAGGACTCCTTTTGCCGCCTCCCGACTGCTGCACACAGGCGTTGGATTTGGGCTCTTCTGGCTCTCACATGCGGTAAATGGATTGCGGGACACGATCACCAGCGTATTTAGAGGCCCAGTTGATACGAAGTTGGAGGATGAGGttgctgtgaagatacaaagaagCATGAATGATATTCTCTTCAGGGCCGTAAGTCTCCTGGCAATCACTGCTTTGAGGTTTGCATGA